In the Lepus europaeus isolate LE1 chromosome 18, mLepTim1.pri, whole genome shotgun sequence genome, one interval contains:
- the LOC133747155 gene encoding LOW QUALITY PROTEIN: zinc finger protein 286A-like (The sequence of the model RefSeq protein was modified relative to this genomic sequence to represent the inferred CDS: inserted 1 base in 1 codon; substituted 1 base at 1 genomic stop codon), translating into MEEAVVMETELPKMPEEEALSFQESPLSQEKSAEEGKVAALHLTARSQGITVTFKDMAMDFTPEEWGKLDPTHRVVMLENYRNLVSLWLPISKPENFDLENGKEPLTLERKVPSSSYPDMETRPKSKDSTSVQDFPKEHSCQVAVIERLTKSNGLETALESDSWLENLQGSQERHLREMFTHMSSLPEEKDHEHDVDWENYSQKSVLTTQDRVPKGSCSFPTLDKRLKHKLSLIKMQRTFKEGKCHHCNDCGGLFTYHSVLIPLQRVHTGEKPNTCNECGESVSHRANLTKHQRTHTRILFECNKCRKTFTESSSVPIHQRIHIGEKPYECSKCGRSFNRSTHLVQHQLIHTGVKPYXCNECDKAFLHLSALIIHQRTHTGGKPYKCXECGKAFSHCSSLTKHQRVHTGEKPYECSKCGKTFSQSTHLVQHQRIHTGDKPNECSECWKTFSWSSHFAKHQKIHIGKKPCQCSECGKAFIHSSAPIQHQRTHTGGKPFRGNEYGKSFKCGSSLSRHQRIHTEE; encoded by the exons ATAACAGTGACATTCAAGGACATGGCCATGGACTTCACACCAGAAGAGTGGGGGAAGCTGGACCCTACACACAGGGTGGTGATGCTGGAGAACTACAGGAACCTGGTCTCACTGT GGCTTCCCATTTCCAAACCTGAGAATTTCGATTTGGAGAATGGAAAAGAGCCATTGACGCTTGAGAGAAAAGTGCCCAGTAGCAGCTATCCAG ACATGGAGACAAGACCCAAGAGCAAGGATTCAACTTCAGTGCAAGATTTTCCCAAAGAACATTCCTGCCAGGTTGCAGTAATAGAGAGACTGACAAAGAGTAATGGCTTGGAAACAGCTCTTGAAAGTGACAGCTGGTTAGAGAATCTGCAAGGAAGTCAGGAGAGACACTTGAGAGAAATGTTCACCCACATGAGTTCATTACCTGAAGAAAAAGATCATGAACATGATGTTGACTGGGAGAACTATAGTCAGAAGTCTGTTCTTACCACTCAAGACAGAGTTCCCAAAGGATCCTGTTCCTTTCCTACACTTGATAAAAGATTGAAACACAAGTTGagcttaataaaaatgcagagaacttttaaagaaggaaaatgtcaTCACTGCAATGATTGTGGTGGACTTTTCACTTACCATTCAGTACTTATTCCACTCCAGAGAgtccacactggagagaaacctaaTACCTGCAATGAATGTGGGGAATCTGTTAGCCACAGAGCTAAC CTTACAAAGCACCAGAGAACTCATACTAGAATTCTCTTTGAGTGCAACAAATGCAGGAAAACCTTCACAGAAAGCTCGTCCGTTCCaattcatcagagaattcacattggagaaaaaccatatgaatgTAGCAAATGTGGGAGGAGTTTTAACCGAAGTACACATCTTGTACAACATCAGTTGATTCATACTGGGGTTAAGCCCT GGTGTAATGAATGTGATAAAGCATTCCTTCATTTATCAGCACTCATTATACATCAAAGAACTCATACTGGAGGGAAACCCTATAAATGTTaagaatgtgggaaagcctttagcCACTGTTCATCCCTTACTAAGCACCAGAGGGTTCATACTGGAGAAAAGCCATATGAATGTAGCAAATGTGGAAAAACTTTTAGTCAAAGCACACATCTTGTtcagcatcagagaattcatactggAGACAAACCCAATGAGTGTAGTGAATGTTGGAAAACCTTTAGTTGGAGCTCACATTTTGCTAAACATCAAAAAATTCATATTGGAAAGAAACCCTGCCAATGtagtgagtgtggaaaagccttcattcattcatcagctCCTATTCAACACCAGAGAACTCATACTGGAGGGAAGCCCTTTAGAGGTAATGAATATGGGAAAAGCTTTAAGTGTGGTTCATCCCTCAGCagacatcaaagaattcacactgaAGAATAA